The region aattctagtaaacataaattgggggagattgttgtgaatatgttgtgaacttgatgatttcattaacaaaacaccttagtagatttaacttagtgaaaaatgtagcactcgacggataaggaatatagtcctgacgaatgactcaatatagtcccgacggatgatgatttattatccatcgagtgagtagcttatgtaacaataagtcatgtagcacatttctgcaaacacctttgtttagattctgtagtagtatataagtcatgttgactttaagtagatatgcagaataggttgattaattgtacataaatgatgtcttgtaattctgcataaatgaaataaagtcaagtgccaaatagttactcaacggatgatcaaaaaagctactcgacggatgatcaacaaggcaacccgacggatgatcatgaacccgacggataatcaattcaaacatctgttgacagtgacaacacagtcacatgcgtcgagtgtatgcaaaaggaatgtggaagcctattcaactgggtttatgagaacaaagaagcattgccattttcatgctattatgaagatattcaaagatgctggaatacagtaatgaagtagcatagtattagacttgataggttttgttttattatcttatcttattattgtgtaatcttggtgatatataaaccaagagtagcaattagaacaacaagaagactaagcaagaaaaatcttagagaaacatttgtaagctgaattcttagcatttctctgtaggTTTCATTGTtcttattttgtaagcagctgtgagctattcaagcttcacaaagttctctcgatatatatatctctggtggatactttctaatccaccagaaagttttaaagcctaGTGTTTTTATTACtctgtgttttgattcatattaaacttattattccgcactttgcaaatcaaaacactatCATATATATCTTGAGTTAGAACAAtttatatttctgaaaaaggttcaagaattccattcaaccccccttctgtaattcttgttgcattgttagggactacCAAATACATCTTCTTAAGATATTATCAGGACCAAGCTTCAAAAGATAAGTCTCACCCCACAAAAAGGAATTAACCTGATTCAAAAGTCTTTTCTTATGTTGAAAATTAAAATCATTAGGGATAATATTGCTCACCAAATAGTTAAATAAGTCAGCAAACCATGAAAGTCCATCGGTGTTGACAACCATAAGCTTTTCATCAGGAAAAGAATTATCAATACTTTGAGAATTATCAGAATTCTCTTTGTTCTCCAACCGAGATAGATGATCAATAACTTGATTTTCAGAACCCTTTCTATCCTTGATTTCCAAATCAAAATCTTGCAAGAGTAAAACCCATCGAATTAAAAGAGGCTTTGTATCTTTATTCTCAATCAGATATTTAATAGCAGAGTGGTCAGTGTACATAATTACTTTTATCAAAAGATatgatcgaaatttctcaaaaccatacaCCACAGCAAACAATTATTTCTTAATAGTTGTATAATTTAATTGAGCACCAGAAAGAGTCTTACTTGCATAGTAAATAGAGTGAAATATTTATTACTTCGTTGCCCTAAAACTGCTCCAAGTGCAAAGTCGCTAGCATCACACAACAACTCAAAAGGGAGGCTCCAATCTGGAGGGATAATAATGGGTGCAGAATCCAATTTCTTTTTAAGCTCCCCATATGCTGCAAGACAAGAAGCATCAAATATGAATTTGACATCCTTCTCCAATAGATTACACAATGGCTTTGAGACTTTTGAGAAATCTTTTATGAATCTCCTATAAAAACcagcatgaccaagaaaacttcAAATTTCTTTAACAGAACTCAGTGGGGGAGCTTTTTAATAATTTCCAACTTTGCTCTATCAACCTCTAAGTCTTTTCTTGACACTTTATGCCCAAGTACAATGCCTTCttgcaccataaaatgacatttttcctaATTTAGTACCAAGTTAGTTTCTCACACCGTTGCAACACTCGAGGCAAGTTACTCAAGCATGAATCAAAAGACTCACCAAGTACAGAAAAATCATCCATAAAAACTTCCATGCCCTGATCTACTATATCTGAAAATATAGCCATCATTCACCTCTGAAATATAGGTAGTGCACTGTATAACCCAAATGACACTGTTCTCAAAGCAAAAGTCCCGAACAAGCATGTAAAAGTAGTCTTATCCTGATCCTCGGGTGCTATAGCAATTTGATGGTAACTAGAATACCCATCCAAGAAATAATAGAATTCCTTACTTGCTAGTCCGTCCAatatttgatcaatgaatggtaAAGTAAATGATTTTTTCTCGTGGCCTTTTCAATTTTtggtagtccatgcataccctccatcctgtcACTGTCCTCGTAGGGATGAgatcattcttctcattagccaAAACTGTAATTCCCCCCTTTTCCGGCACACATTGAATTGGGCTAACCCAAGAGCTATCTGAGATAGGATAGATGATTCCTGCATCAAGCCATTTGATGATCtccttcttcaccacttctttcataaTAGGATTTAGCCTTCTTTGATGTTCGATACTCGGCTTGTGACCATCTTTCATTGAAATTTTATGCATGCAGAATAAGGACTTATACCTTTAAAATCAGCAATTTTCCACGCAATAgctttcttaattttttttaaaactcgTAGTAACTTCACTTCTTGTCTAGCTGAAAGAGTAGAAGATATAATTATGGGTAAATTTTGCATTCTCGACGAGAAATACGTACTTGAGATGCTCTAGAAATTATTTCAACTCTAGTTCAGGAGgctcctcaatagatggtttcAATGCCTTGGATTTTTCTGGCATCTCAAAACTCTCAAAAATATGAAAAGGTCTCCGATAAGTTGGAAATGCATTTAGTTCCATGATACATTCAGCAATCTTCTCAAGACTCTCATACCCTGCTTCTTGTAAAGATAAATCTAGAGCATCAGTAGTGTGATGCGTTAACAATTGCATGTCATCTTTACTTGTGATAGAACTCAAAGAAAATAACTTTTCTCATCATTAGAAAACTTCATAGAGGAGAAAGCATTAAAGGTGACCTGATCATCCTACAGAGAAAACATTAAAGGTGACCTGATCATCCTGTACACTCATAGTTAACTCTCCTTTCTGAACATCAATAATAGTTCTTCCAGTAGCTAAGAATGTCCTACCTAGAAGCAATGGTATGTCTGAATCCTCTTCCATATCAAGAACAATAAAATCTGCAAGAAAAATGGATTTATCAACCTTTACAAGAACATATTCAACTATACCCCTGGGATATGCCAAAATTCTATCTGCCAGCTGCAACCGAACTGATGTTGGCTTAACTTCTCCAACTCCTAGCTTCATAAAAATTGACAATGGAATTAAATTGACACTTGCTTCCAAATCACATAAAGCTTTTCCAAAATATTGTTTTCCAATAGTACAGGGTATAGTGAAGCTCCCTGGATCTTTGAGTTTTGGAGGAAGCTTTTTCTGTAGAATAGCACTGCACTCCTCAGTTAAAGCCAAATTTTCAAATTCTTCTAATCTTCTATTTCTTGACAAAATATCCTTCATGAATTTGACATAGCTTGGCATCTGATCCAATGCTTCAAAAAGGAATATTTATAGAAAGCTTCTTGAAGACATTCATAAATTTCTGAAACTGCTTCTCTTGTTTCTGCTTCTGCAATCTCTGAGGGAATGGAGGATGAGGATAAATAGGTTTCTTTTGCGTTGGTGAATGTgaggtcacacaacactgtagaagggggttgaatacaatcaaatcgatttaacacaagtatgtaccaaagatcaagtatattcaataaactttgttacaatatgaactattgttctctctcagtgatgaacaaatatcactaagagctgctaggttacaatgtataatcttctcaataatgataaaacatatactataaaccctaagttgtgtttatatagtatacagttacaagatatattctaattgatatggaatacaattctgtctcctaaaatatatcaatcagatatcttctacaagtcttccagtcctctaactctttccatgcatatcttctactgttttagtctcgatcttctcctataaatcagcctcattccttatctgaaagtcttcccgtacttaagtttagatatgaccttaagttcttatattaagttccgacttccagtaaatcctgatttcagtaagtcctgatatgtcatgttgttaagttctgaaaactaaacataaatcatattagacatgacatctcaaatatatctaacaatctcccccaacttgtaaattatgcaaaatatacaagttaatagatttgatgatgtcaaaaacatttaagtacaaaagcaaataagagtttaactatatagctaactacaacttatagtccttgtagtttttaccaatctcactaagtcaatctgaatccaaagtgattcttgacaaagtttgatatcatcttttcttctttattcctcaggacttgagctattgtagtcttgacttgcttcaaaTCTTCatcctgacttccaatctggtataTTGCAGTCCTcaaagcagagatatggtttctttctaaaccatcacccagtCTTGTTACCCTTAtatgagaagaatcttcattgtagcatagacatttccctttcagtatcacttcaagtttagcacaatccttcttcattggaatttcacttccatcatcttcaactatgttaggaatgaattctgtaatccttgaaccagaaattctagctttatctcttatggtctccattatgaactttgaccatctcctggtaatatcagactttatctctagaagataataaaagaattgaagttctttcaaagatttgttcagcacatctgattctgacatctgatatgtccttccatcttcaaggaatagaatcagattttctttgacattgtgcttgtcatgagaatctagtaccacttgaacagagataaccttatcaaggtgtttctgtgtaacatcttcaagaggtttgtcagttagaaaaaatggatctctagtagcaacttcaactcctgtcttgatcttaccttcatcagaacctagttcagccatgtctcttggttctctagcatttaacccaatagtcatgaaatcagacagcaattggcttttctttggatctgatggtgtgaaatttttccatagaagtttctttttatcagctacttttattttgtctaaatcaacttgagctatgtcagaggttgatgtcttgatgaccttgtcagaacttgctgtttcttctgtagcttgctgttcttcactctgaacaacttgagcactgtcaaaggttgtctttgattcttaagttatcttccttcttttcagagtttgaacatcttcaacaagagtatcatcatgaacttgaaccagtttccacacaggttttatcaggatttgaggaattttcatctcctatggctttattggttcatcaacttttccctttcctttatctttgggatcaatctcaatctgtgatcttgttttgggctttgatgcctcattatttgatttctccttgatcacaatgcctttttccttaggccttggaggtttctttgcaacagaagcttttggctttagatttgtcttttcagccttaaatctagcttcttcctccttgagattttctaaatccattccaggattatgtttcagaaataatcttctagcaatctcttcatcaagtgtctgaatcttgggatccttgtagtagactatagtctgcttcccctttagcttcagagttagcaaaaacttctgagagtcttgacttccaccttatatcagaatatcaggctttgtcatcagactttgcttatcagaacttgatattagattttgtttatcagcacttgctatcagattttgagtttgagcagcttcagaacttgtcttcttttgagtagaagatttgattgcatcagtatttagtttccttgaagaaaacttgctgctctgcccttgaccttgacctctactcttatcagagtttccctggtcatcacctttgtcatccttcttcttcagtatcttggtgattgagcatttggacttacttaccttctccccctttttggcatcatcaggtaataggagagagagaagaagtttaactgaagattggatttcatccagttgagccttttgagaagcttgattctgcaagACCTCAGTGATTTGGGCCTATTGTTGTgcttgaatcttctcaatggcttcaactttctcataaataggtctgataaacctctttttatcaagcttggtcttcatatccagcttttcagccttttcaagaagtttgtcaaccttttcatgagttgtagagtgttgaccttgaagagtcTTGACTCTAAGAGCTGTGATTTTGAGTTGAGTCttaaaatcagaacttgtcatcagctcatcagccttagcaatgtgctctgtcagaactttcgagcttggaataaaatcagtttcattccacttcttggtccactccacacctctgtgtgtatcttcccaaggaataggagcagcctgctcaacaaacttctcaataagtgcctactttcctagaatgggagctggagtatcaacaagaatactgtcttcagaacttgaagaagactcattatcttctGACAGTACTAGTTTGTGTGTTGTTGTTGGAGATTCTGCAGTAGCTTCATCTAAATtatgatcatcagaatttatctccagaattagtgtagatggtatctcaacatttaagattggagagttgactgtagatggctgagctgctgttggagcttccagataaagaacagtaaGAATGATTAACTTGTAGATGTCAATTttaggacttaatcctgaatcttcaactgttaTATTTTCATGAATTGGAGAGtcaggaggtgtgatcactgtatcctgaacagtgtcttcaTCCTGAGTAggaggtggcaaagattcaatcacaattggcttttagataagagattcctgatccccttcctcagcttcagtagtatcctTAGACTGAGGTTGAGCCATGTGCCTTCCTGCTCTCTGTTTCTTAGATCTCCTAGATGGTTTAGGAGTTGCCttagtagcatcagaacttacagttctctttctcttcaaagtatcaTTACCCTCAGCTTCAGCATttatctgatgggttgacccttcagctgctacttcttcctaaaaattgacaatttcagcttcaacagtcagAGGTTCTGATGTATGAACCTATACTTGCTCCTCTTCattatcagattcatctctgagaatcatccttcttctccttggtggagatttaagAACAGACTTTGCTCTCTTTGtcctggaagatgaaggtctgatggtaggtactgatggttATTGTTGGGAGGATTGTGATGattggaagtatgttctgatggtaggttgagttggttgaggttgagatgtgATTGATTGtataggtgctgatggaggttgggatggttggacatcaggatatatggaggtataggtgtttggatcagagtttaccaaaaactgtttgactgattgtgtaatttggagg is a window of Apium graveolens cultivar Ventura chromosome 11, ASM990537v1, whole genome shotgun sequence DNA encoding:
- the LOC141695983 gene encoding uncharacterized protein LOC141695983; amino-acid sequence: MKDILSRNRRLEEFENLALTEECSAILQKKLPPKLKDPGSFTIPCTIGKQYFGKALCDLEASVNLIPLSIFMKLGVGEVKPTSVRLQLADRILAYPRGIVEYVLVKVDKSIFLADFIVLDMEEDSDIPLLLGRTFLATGRTIIDVQKGELTMSVQDDQVTFNVFSVG